AATCACCCTTGTGCCGCAACGAAATCGGCTGCTCCGGAAGCGATCAGCACCCCTCTTCGGGCGTTCGCCCCTCGTCGAGGTCCGCCATGAACCGCTCCAGTCGCCTTGTCGCGTCGGCGAGATCGTGCTTGGCCGCGGCCGTGATGACCAGCAGCTTCCGGGTCAGCGCCATCCGTACGCCCTCCGGGACTTGCAGTGCGCGCACTCTTGTGTGCGCTTCCTTGAGCTGGTTCGCGACCGCCGTATAGAGCTCGAGTTGGCCGTCGTGTTCCATGCACAGATTGTGCCATCTGGGGCGAGTTGTCGCCCGCTCAGGGGGCAACTGCCGCCTCGAACGGCCCTCCGCGCCCTGTCGGCGGTCGCGTCCACACAGGGCGCGTACCCCGGCAACAACCGCTCTAACGTGGGAAGTTGGCAGGAACGGCGAAGACGTCTGGGGCCGAACGGGTCCGGACACAGCCGTACCCCCGATCGGACCGATCGGGGGTACGGAGGGGGTGTCGCGGTGGCCGAAACTCGACCCGGCCGGGGCCGCCTCGGGGGCCCGGGGGCCCCAAGGTCAGACCTCGAGCGTCCTCGGCTTGTACGAGGGGCGCTTGGCCTCGTAGGCGGCGATGTCACCCTCGTTCTGCAGGGTGATGGAGATGTCGTCCAGCCCGTTCAGCAGGCGCCAACGGGCGTTCTCGTCGAGCTCGAAGGCCGCGGTGATCCCCTCGGCGCGCACTTCGCGGGCCTCGAGGTCGACGGTGATCTCGGCCTGCGGGTCCTTCTCCGTGAGCTCCCACAGCGCGTCGACGATCTTCTGCTCGATCACCACCGTGAGCAGGCCGTTCTTCAGCGAGTTGCCCCGGAAGATGTCGGCGAAGCGGGACGAGATCACGGTCTTGAAGCCGTAGTTCTGCAGTGCCCAGACGGCGTGCTCACGGGAGGAGCCGGTGCCGAAGTCGGGGCCGGCGACCAGCACGCTGGCGCCCTGGCGCTCGGGCCGGTTGAGGATGAACTCCGGGTCCTTGCGCCAGGCCTCGAACAGCCCGTCCTCGAACCCGTCCCTGGTGACCTTCTTGAGCCAGTGAGCAGGGATGATCTGGTCGGTGTCGACGTTGGAGCGGCGCAGCGGGACGGCCCGGCCGGTGTGCGAGACGAATGCTTCCATGACTGATCAGACTCCAGCGGGCGTACGGGTCTCGGCGTCGGACAGGTCGGCCGGGGAGGCCAGGTGGCCCAGGACGGCCGTGGCGGCCGCGACCTGCGGCGACACCAGGTGCGTCCGGCCCCCCTTGCCCTGCCGGCCCTCGAAGTTGCGGTTGGAGGTGGACGCCGAGCGCTCCCCCGGGGCCAGCTGGTCGGGGTTCATGCCGAGGCACATCGAGCAGCCCGCGTGCCGCCATTCGGCGCCGGCCTCCTTGAAGACCAGGTCCAGGCCCTCGGAGACGGCCTGCAGACCGACGCGCGCGGAGCCCGGGACGACCAGCATCCGTACGCCGTCGGCGACTTTGCGGCCCTCGACGATCGAGGCGGCGGCACGCAGGTCCTCGATGCGGCCGTTGGTGCAGGAACCTACGAAGACGGTGTCCACCTTGATGGAGCGCAGCGGCTGTCCTGCCTCCAACCCCATGTATTCCAGGGCCTTTTCGGCGGCGAGGCGCTCCGAAGCGTCTTCGTACGAAGCAGGGTCGGGGACGTGGGCCGAAAGCGGCGCGCCCTGGCCGGGGTTGGTGCCCCAGGTGACGAACGGCGAGAGGGCGGTGGCGTCGATGACCACCTCGGCGTCGAACTCGGCGTCGTCGTCCGTCCTCAGCGTCTCCCAGTACGCGACGGCCGCGTCCCAGTCCTCGCCCTTCGGGGCGTGCGGGCGACCCTCGAGGTAGTCGAAGGTGGTCCGGTCGGGCGCGATCATGCCCGCGCGGGCGCCGGCCTCGATCGACATGTTGCAGATGGTCATGCGGGCTTCCATCGAGAGCTTCTCGATGGCGGAGCCGCGGTACTCCAGGACATAGCCCTGACCGCCGCCGGTGCCGATGCGCGCGATGATCGCCAGGATCAGGTCCTTGGCGGTGACTCCGTCGGGCAGCTCGCCGTCGACGGTGATCGCCATCGTCTTCGGGCGGGCCATCGGAAGCGTCTGGGTGGCCAGCACGTGCTCGACCTGCGAGGTGCCGATGCCGAACGCCAGGCCGCCGAAGGCGCCGTGCGTGGAGGTGTGGGAGTCGCCGCAGACGACCGTCATACCGGGCTGGGTCAGACCCAGCTGCGGGCCGACGACGTGCACGACGCCCTGCTCGACGTCGCCCAGCGGGTGCAGCCGGACGCCGAAGTCGGCGCAGTTCTTGCGCAGCGTCTCCAGCTGGGCCCGGGAGACCGGGTCCGCGATCGGCTTGTCGATGTCGAGGGTCGGGGTGTTGTGGTCCTCGGTCGCGATGGTGAGGTCGAGACGGCGCACCGGGCGGCCGTTCTGCCGCAGTCCGTCGAAGGCCTGCGGGCTGGTCACCTCGTGCAGGAGGTGCAGATCGATGAAGAGGAGGTCGGGCTCGCCCTCGGCGCGCCGGACGACGTGGTCGTCCCAGACCTTCTCCGCGAGTGTCCTACCCATCGCTTTCCCTCCGGCCGGCAATGACGCACCGGCCCAACTAGAGATCTTGTGGAGGCGACGCCCACCGGCCCCTGTTTCCCCGGGCACCCGCCGCCTGGCCCGTTGGTCCGCGGGCCACCATGCGTCCAAGGGTTGCGCGTCTCACGGAAAAATGAACTTGCGTTTCACAGAGTGAGACGGGAGTATCGTTTCATGGACAACAGTAGCGGCGTCGGCGTCCTGGACAAGGCAGCCCTTGTCCTGAGCGCTCTGGAGTCCGGTCCGGCCACCCTCGCAGGCTTGGTCGCCGCCACCGGACTCGCACGACCCACGGCCCACCGTCTGGCCGTGGCTTTGGAACACCACCGTATGGTCGCGCGCGACATGCAGGGCCGTTTCATCCTCGGCCCCCGACTCGCCGAGCTGGCCGCGGCCGCCGGCGAGGACCGCCTGCTGGCCACCGCCGGCCCCGTGCTCACGCATCTGCGGGACATCACGGGCGAGAGCGCGCAGCTCTACCGCCGCCAGGGCGACATGCGCATCTGCGTGGCCGCGGCGGAACGCCTGTCCGGTCTTCGGGACACGGTGCCGGTCGGCTCCACGCTCACGATGAAGGCGGGCTCCTCGGCCCAGATCCTGATGGCCTGGGAGGAGCCGGAGCGCCTGCACCGCGGCCTCCAGGGCGCCCGTTTCACGGCGACGGCCCTGTCCGGCGTGCGGCGCCGCGGCTGGGCCCAGTCCATCGGCGAGCGCGAGCCGGGCGTCGCGTCCGTCTCCGCGCCGGTCCGCGGCCCCTCCAACCGTGTGGTGGCCGCCGTGTCCGTCTCGGGCCCCATCGAGCGCCTGACGCGCCACCCGGGCCGTATGCACGCCCAGGCGGTCATCGACGCGGCGGCCCGCCTGTCGGAGGCCCTGCGCCGCACCGGCTGACACCGCGCGGAAAAGGGCGGCCTCAACGCCGCGGCAGCCCTTTCCCGTCCGGCAAGGCCGTCACCGTGCGGACGCGGGACCGTGCGGACGCGCCCGAATGCATCGCGGGTCGCTCCCCCTACGGCGCGGACCGGTACGAGAAGCGGTCCTTCGCGTACCGCCCCCGCCGCTCCAGCGGAATCTGCCCGTGCGCGGCCGCCAGGCCGAACGCCGGCATATCGCCGTAGACCGCCTCGTACGACCCCTCCGGCACGACGTACGTCTCGTGCCAGATCCCCACGCGCCCGCGCACCTTCCCCTCCCGCTCCATGCGGTTGAGCCTGGCCCACACCCGGTGGTGGAACGCGTCGGGCGCGCTCGCGTAGGCGTAGAGCTTCTCCTTGGACTCCCAGTACTGGACGACGTAGTACGTCCGCGGCGAGGCCGTCAGCATGACCCGGGAGAGGAGCCCGCGGCCCGGGTCCTTCTTCAGCTCGGCGAGCATCCTGAACATCGCCAGCATCACCGGCACCCACTGGTGCACGGCCCAGAACCGGTTGACACGCATCCCGATGAGCAGAACGACGACGTCGCCTCGTGCGTCGGCGGTGGTACGGGTGGCTTCGGACATGCTTGGATAGTGACGCTGTCCAAGGAGGTGCGCAAGGGATGCGACTGGCCGAGTTGAGCGAGCGCAGCGGAGTCGCGACGGCGACGATCAAGTACTACCTGCGTGAGGGCCTGTTGCCGCCCGGTCGGCGGCGCAACGCGACGACCGCCGAGTACGACGAGGAGCACCTGCGCCGTCTGCGGCTGGTGCGCGCCATGATCCAGGTGGGCCGGCTGCCGGTGGCCACGGTCCGCGAAGTGCTCGGGCATGTGGACGACGACTCCCTGGGCCGCACGATCCGCCTCGGCGCCGCCCTGTGGGCGCTGCCCCAGGTCCCCGAGCCGGACACCGAGGACGACCACGTCCGCGCCGCCCACCAGGAGGTGGACGACCTTCTGCGCACGCTGGGCTGGGCCAACGCCCGCCTGCTGACGACGATCTCCCCGGCGTACCGGTCACTGGTGGTCTCGGTGGCGGCGCTGCGTCGCCTCGGTTACGACTGGGACCCCGAACTGCTCTTCTCCTACGCAGGGTTGATGCATGAGGCCGCGGTCCTGGACCTGGACTTCGTGGAGACGCGGGAGTCGGAGGCGGAGCGGATCGAGACGGCGGTGCTGGGGGCGATCCTCGTCGAGCCGATGCTGCAGGCGCTGCACCGGCTGGCGCAGGAGGAGGAGTCGGCGCGGCGGTACGGCTTCGAGTGAGCGACGCTCTCGCGGCCGGCATACGCCAAAGGCCCTCCGCCGAAGCGAAGGGCCTTTGTGTGGTACCCCCGACCGGATTCGAACCGGCGCTACCGCCTTGAGAGGGCGGCGTGCTAGGCCGCTACACAACGGGGGCCTAGATCTTGCGTTTCCGCAGATCAGAGCTGGTCTACCAGGACTCGAACCTAGAATGACGGTACCAGAAACCGTAGTGTTGCCAATTACACCATAGACCAAGGTGATTCAACGTGAATCGTACCCCCGACCGGATTCGAACCGGCGCTACCGCCTTGAGAGGGCGGCGTGCTAGGCCGCTACACAACGGGGGCCCTAGCGATCCTGCATGAGAGACAGCGGGTGCGACCCGGACTGCCTTCCTGGGAAGGATCTGTACCCCCGACCGGATTCGAACCGGCGCTACTGCCTTGAGAGGGCAGCGTGCTAGGCCGCTACACAACGGGGGCTTTGCAGATGAGCTCTGCGAGCTGGCCTACCAGGACTCGAACCTAGACTAACTGAACCAGAATCAGTCGTGCTGCCAATTACACCATAGGCCACTGGAACGCAAGCCCCTGCGGGGATCTTGTTCTAGCTTGCGCCTTCGGTGCCCGGCCTTTCAGCCCGCTCTCCGGCGGCGCAGGAAGAACATTACCCGAAGGTGGACTGCGCTCCAAAACGGGTATCCGCGCCGAGGATCGCGGGGAGTTCGGCGAGGGAGGCGATCCGGTGCCGCCCGGCGGGGAGCTCCACCGTCGCCGTGCCGCCGTAACGGTCGATCCACACCGAGAGCAGTCCGGCGTCGGCGGCGCCCCGTCCGTCGATCTCGGGGTGGTCCCCGACGTAGGCGACCTGGTGCGGGGGCAGCGACAGGGCCTCGCAGGCGGCGAGGAAGGCGCCGGCCTCGGGCTTGGAGACGCCCAGCTCCGCGGCGCACAGGACGACCTCGAAACGGTCGTACACGCCGAGGGCGCGCAGCTTGTGGTCCTGGACGTGGATGCTCGAGTTGGACAGCACCGCGTGACGGTGGCTCGCGGCGAGCGCGTCGAGCACGGGCAGAACGTCCGGGAAGAGGGACCATGCGGCCTCGTAGTGCGTGATGTACCGGCGGAACCAGGCGTCCGTCTCCGCGTCGGTCAGCTCGGGCCGCTCCAGGAACGCCCGTACCCGGTCCCGGCGCTGGTCCTCGAAGGTGACGCCGCCCGCGGAGAACCGCGCCCACTGCTGGTCGGTCACCTCCCGCCAGCGCGCGAGGGCCTCCTCCGCCGTGCCGAACCGGTCGAGCAGCCGCTCGGTGGTGAGGTACGCCCGCATGCCCTCGCGGTCGGCGGTCGTGTAGTCGAAGAGAGTGTCGTCAACGTCCCAGACCACGGCGCGAATACTCATGGTCCCGACGGTATCGCGGGCTGACACACTCCGGATATGACCGAGTACCGCGTTCAGTTCACCGTCGAGGCCCGGGCCGCCTACGACGCCGCGCCCGGCACACGGCGAGCCGTGTTGGACAGGGCCGTGCGGATACTGGCGCGTGATCCCTTCCGCAAGAACGCAACCGCACCGCTGGGTGCCGGCGAACACTTCCGCAGGGCGTACGCGGCCCCCGGAGTGAGGTTCGAGTACGTGGTCGCGGGGGCCGTCGTGCTCGAGATCTTCGACGAGTTCGCCTACCTCGTCGACGAGAGCGACGCCGTCTGAGGAGTGAACGCCCGAGGGGCGGCACCCGGATCACCGGGTGCCGCCCCTCACGTGCGCCCGGGCGTCACGCCGCGAGCTTCGCCAGGGCCGCGTCGATGCGGGCCAGCGTCTTCTCCTTGCCGAGGACTTCCAGCGACTCGAAGAGGGGCAGGCCGACCGTGCGGCCGGTGACGGCGACGCGGACGGGCGCCTGCGCCTTGCCGAGCTTGAGGCCGTGGGCCTCGCCGGCGGCCAGGACGGCCTCCTTCAGGGACTCGGCGGAGGTCCAGTCGGCCGACTCCAGCTTCTCGCGGGCCGTGGTGAGCAGCGCGTCGCTGCCCTCCTTCATCGCCTTCGCCCAGGAGGCCTCGTCGGAGACCGGCTCGGGGAGGAAGAGGAAGTCGACGTTGTCGGTGATCTCCGAGAGGACCTTGAGCCGGGTCTGCGCGTGCGGGGCGATCGCCTGCCACTTCGCCTCGTCGAAGTCCTCCGGCGCCCAGGGGGCGACCGGGGCCTTCAGCCAGGGGGCGCAGCGCTCGGTGAAGTCCTTCACGTCGAGCAGGCGGATGTGATCGGCGTTGATCGCCTCGCACTTCTTGAGGTCGAAGCGCGCCGGGTTGGGGTTGACGTCCGTGACGTCGAAGGCGGCGACCATCTCGTCCATCGTGAAGATGTCCTGGTCGGCCGAGAGCGACCAGCCCAGCAGCGAGAGGTAGTTGAGCAGACCCTCGGGGAGGAAGCCGCGCTCGCGGTAGAGGTTGAGTGACGACTCCGGGTCGCGCTTGGAGAGCTTCTTGTTGCCCTCGCCCATCACGTACGGCAGGTGGCCGAAGGCGGGCACGGACTTCGCGATGCCCAGCTCGGCCAGCGCCTTGTAGAGGGCGACCTGGCGCGGCGTGGAGGAGAGCAGGTCCTCGCCGCGCAGGACGTGGGTGATCTCCATCAGGGCGTCGTCGACCGGGTTGACCAGCGTGTACAGCGGGCCGCCGTTCGCGCGGACGATGCCGTAGTCGGGCACGTTCTCCGGGGTGAACGTCAGCTCGCCGCGGACCAGGTCCGTGAAGGTGATCGTCTCGTCGGGCATGCGGAAGCGGACGATCGGCGCACGGCCCTGGGCGCGGTACTCCTCGACCTGCGCCTCGGTGAGGTCGCGGCAGTGGCCGTCGTAGCCGGACGGACGGCCGGCGGCGCGGGCGGCGTCGCGGCGGGTGTCCAGCTCCTCCTGGGAGCAGTAGCAGTGGTACGCGTGACCGGCGTCCAGGAGCTTCTGCGCGACCTCCTTGTACAGGTCCATGCGCTGGGACTGGCGGTACGGCGCGTGCGGGCCGCCGACCTCGGGGCCCTCGTCCCAGTCGAAGCCGAGCCAGCGCATCGA
The window above is part of the Streptomyces sp. NBC_00425 genome. Proteins encoded here:
- the leuD gene encoding 3-isopropylmalate dehydratase small subunit; its protein translation is MEAFVSHTGRAVPLRRSNVDTDQIIPAHWLKKVTRDGFEDGLFEAWRKDPEFILNRPERQGASVLVAGPDFGTGSSREHAVWALQNYGFKTVISSRFADIFRGNSLKNGLLTVVIEQKIVDALWELTEKDPQAEITVDLEAREVRAEGITAAFELDENARWRLLNGLDDISITLQNEGDIAAYEAKRPSYKPRTLEV
- the leuC gene encoding 3-isopropylmalate dehydratase large subunit — its product is MGRTLAEKVWDDHVVRRAEGEPDLLFIDLHLLHEVTSPQAFDGLRQNGRPVRRLDLTIATEDHNTPTLDIDKPIADPVSRAQLETLRKNCADFGVRLHPLGDVEQGVVHVVGPQLGLTQPGMTVVCGDSHTSTHGAFGGLAFGIGTSQVEHVLATQTLPMARPKTMAITVDGELPDGVTAKDLILAIIARIGTGGGQGYVLEYRGSAIEKLSMEARMTICNMSIEAGARAGMIAPDRTTFDYLEGRPHAPKGEDWDAAVAYWETLRTDDDAEFDAEVVIDATALSPFVTWGTNPGQGAPLSAHVPDPASYEDASERLAAEKALEYMGLEAGQPLRSIKVDTVFVGSCTNGRIEDLRAAASIVEGRKVADGVRMLVVPGSARVGLQAVSEGLDLVFKEAGAEWRHAGCSMCLGMNPDQLAPGERSASTSNRNFEGRQGKGGRTHLVSPQVAAATAVLGHLASPADLSDAETRTPAGV
- the ndgR gene encoding IclR family transcriptional regulator NdgR, whose translation is MDNSSGVGVLDKAALVLSALESGPATLAGLVAATGLARPTAHRLAVALEHHRMVARDMQGRFILGPRLAELAAAAGEDRLLATAGPVLTHLRDITGESAQLYRRQGDMRICVAAAERLSGLRDTVPVGSTLTMKAGSSAQILMAWEEPERLHRGLQGARFTATALSGVRRRGWAQSIGEREPGVASVSAPVRGPSNRVVAAVSVSGPIERLTRHPGRMHAQAVIDAAARLSEALRRTG
- a CDS encoding DUF4188 domain-containing protein — protein: MSEATRTTADARGDVVVLLIGMRVNRFWAVHQWVPVMLAMFRMLAELKKDPGRGLLSRVMLTASPRTYYVVQYWESKEKLYAYASAPDAFHHRVWARLNRMEREGKVRGRVGIWHETYVVPEGSYEAVYGDMPAFGLAAAHGQIPLERRGRYAKDRFSYRSAP
- a CDS encoding MerR family transcriptional regulator, with the translated sequence MRLAELSERSGVATATIKYYLREGLLPPGRRRNATTAEYDEEHLRRLRLVRAMIQVGRLPVATVREVLGHVDDDSLGRTIRLGAALWALPQVPEPDTEDDHVRAAHQEVDDLLRTLGWANARLLTTISPAYRSLVVSVAALRRLGYDWDPELLFSYAGLMHEAAVLDLDFVETRESEAERIETAVLGAILVEPMLQALHRLAQEEESARRYGFE
- a CDS encoding HAD family hydrolase, which encodes MSIRAVVWDVDDTLFDYTTADREGMRAYLTTERLLDRFGTAEEALARWREVTDQQWARFSAGGVTFEDQRRDRVRAFLERPELTDAETDAWFRRYITHYEAAWSLFPDVLPVLDALAASHRHAVLSNSSIHVQDHKLRALGVYDRFEVVLCAAELGVSKPEAGAFLAACEALSLPPHQVAYVGDHPEIDGRGAADAGLLSVWIDRYGGTATVELPAGRHRIASLAELPAILGADTRFGAQSTFG
- the gltX gene encoding glutamate--tRNA ligase, whose product is MASAPGSPVRVRFCPSPTGNPHVGLVRTALFNWAFAKHHQGTLVFRIEDTDAARDSEDSYNQLLDSMRWLGFDWDEGPEVGGPHAPYRQSQRMDLYKEVAQKLLDAGHAYHCYCSQEELDTRRDAARAAGRPSGYDGHCRDLTEAQVEEYRAQGRAPIVRFRMPDETITFTDLVRGELTFTPENVPDYGIVRANGGPLYTLVNPVDDALMEITHVLRGEDLLSSTPRQVALYKALAELGIAKSVPAFGHLPYVMGEGNKKLSKRDPESSLNLYRERGFLPEGLLNYLSLLGWSLSADQDIFTMDEMVAAFDVTDVNPNPARFDLKKCEAINADHIRLLDVKDFTERCAPWLKAPVAPWAPEDFDEAKWQAIAPHAQTRLKVLSEITDNVDFLFLPEPVSDEASWAKAMKEGSDALLTTAREKLESADWTSAESLKEAVLAAGEAHGLKLGKAQAPVRVAVTGRTVGLPLFESLEVLGKEKTLARIDAALAKLAA